The following DNA comes from Brienomyrus brachyistius isolate T26 chromosome 16, BBRACH_0.4, whole genome shotgun sequence.
cttttagcagttttggcagCTGTTACGTGAAACTCCCGCAAGATATAATTTCATATTTGTCCTGTACTTCACAAGACTGGGTGTGAATATGTGGTTATTGATAACAGATGCAAGACCAAGTAAAGATCAAGGAAACGTCAGAAGATTTCCGGTGTTATGAACAACATAGGAACAGCTCATGGAATAATCCATTCATTGGCACTTTTCACCTGGTCTGTGGGAGTGTAGCTGGATAATCCTGAATAAACCCTTAATGTTTGCATTGCAGCGGCCATGTCGCGCACACAGGAAGGCCCAGGAGAGATGGGAAAGGCAGTGGTGGTTCCCAAGGAGAATCAGGAGAAGATGAAGGAGATGTTTAAAGTCAACCAGTTTAACCTTATGGCCAGTGACATGATCGCCCTCAACAGGAGTCTGCCGGACGTTAGACTGGATGGGTAAGGACCACGCTGTCGCCGTTCAGAGAGTCGCCCCTGATCTGTCCTCCGAAGTTCCACttctgtttccatggcaactgaTGGCCTCATATGACCCGGCTGCCAGCAGCGGCCCTGCGTTTCGGTTCTGTACCGGCCGAGGTGACGTTACGTTCTCATTACAAGTATTTGGGCCCCTGTCAGCTGCAAGACGAAGGTGCACCCAGATGATCTGCCCAACACCAGCATTGTCATAGTGTTCCACAACGAGGCCTGGAGCACGCTGCTGCGGACCGTCCACAGCGCCATCAACCGCTCGCCACGCCACCTGCTCCTGGAGATCTTGCTGGTGGACGACGCCAGTGAGAGAGGTACTTCCCAGCTCCGTCTTATAGAGATACCTCTCCATTCAGTCCCCCTTTATAGCTGAGGAATCCTTCCAGTGCGGTCTTATCCGGTTCTGCCTAAGAAGGTGGCGGTTATCTCACTGCAACCTGATCCTATTTCACAAGTCGTGTTGTAGCTGGAACCCATCCGGGGCTCTTTTAAGGAGGGTTGCTGTTATTGCAGTGCTGTAAGCACCCGATACTTGATTTTTCAGCAAGGTCACGCCTAGTCTTGTCCAAAGTGGGAGCGTCACAACAAAACCCCGAGCACTTTCTGCTCTGCACATCGTGAATAAGGCACCTAACCTTACATCAGCCAAAGATGTCGGCTTTGTAAATGCAAGAACATGTAAAATACTGagtatgacaaaaaaaaatcaatccagAGAAGCGTGTGGGGGccttgggtgggtgggggggggtttgggggcagATTGTGGGGGTGTCAATTTCTCAACAACCTTCAGCTACGGATGAGCAAAGCAGATTTAGATGGACTAAATTAACATTAAGCAGTCACAGAAATGTGAACGGGCCGTGAGGGAAATTGAAATATAGCCAGCCGATAGGTATGACTGTCACCTGCGCTGCAAAGCGTGTTTACATAAAAACGCAGCTTAAGGCTTCTTGGTGGCCTTCATCTGATGCCAGGAGATGAAAAcagtggtgggggaggaaggggGGGTCGTTCAGGGGAGAAGGTGGAATGTATTATAAATGCAGCCATTCGGCGTGGCACAGCAAGGCCCGGGCAGAGAGATCCATTTCGCTACCGGCAGACTTCCTGAAGGAGAAGCTGGACCAGCACGTACAGACCCTGGAGGTGCCGGTGCGAGTGCTACGGATGGAGAAACGGTCCGGGCTGATTCGAGCCAGGCTGCGGggggcggcggccgcacggggtCAGGTGATCACCTTCCTGGATGCCCACTGCGAGTGCACCATCGGCTGGCTGGAGCCACTGCTGGCCAGGATCAAAGAGGACAGGTGAGGTGGTGCTACTCCGCCCTGCCTGGACGGATGGGAGCTGGTCCACATGGAGTGCCGAGAGAGGCAAAAGATTACGTGGCAGTTTATGGCGAGATCGTAAACCGAAAGGTGCGATTATTAGCCAACGCTTATCCAGAACGCAAAAACCAGCTATGCCAGGGGGTTAAAGGTGCCGCACATGCTAGCTTAACTCCGCCTCTGCACCTCCATCATTCGTCATCTGTATTCCTCCAGTCCCCTTCAGCGCTTCGATCAGCTTTCAGCAGCATGACGAGTCCATCAGTGGCCTTAGACAGTGTGAAGGCAGAGGGACGTCCGGTCCTGCTAACACCTGCACTCTCGTGACATTGATTTTGTGCACTTGGGCAGGTCGCGGCCGATAATGCGCCTGTCTCTGGGAGGCTGAGGACATTGTGGCCCTTTTACGGCGTCTCACGCTGATTGAGACGGAAAGTGATGGAACGAGGAGGGGGGAAAAGAAAGACAAAAACGATCTTCTGCCATGGATGCTAATCTGACGGCTCCCTCCCTTGGGGGAGACATGTTTAACGTAGCCTGAAGCTCTCTCGTCTTTTGGACACGATGTAAATGAAATTCTGCTTTCATGTGCCGCTCACTGACGGTGATCATTGGCTCTGTAATAAACATTTTCTCCTGCTGTGTGTAACGTAGCGGCAATAAGGCAGGTTTCATCCTGCATTGATCTTGCGTTTGTTGGCTTACCGGACActaaaaagatcatttaaatatcTACTTCGCAAATGGAACGAGCCCTAAATAAAATGAGGAAATTTACCCTACAGGTATGGTCTGATTTAATGACTTTTAATCTTCTGCATTACTAGCAGTTTAGTGTAAATGTCCTTCTCCTGCTTTCTATGCACTAACGGAGCAGACGTTGTATGACGCGATGAAGGCTCCCAAATTGTAAGGAATCCTTTGTTAAATTGTGTAAAAAAGGTTTAATAAcaaaatatatccatccatccatccatccatccatccattttccaaaccgcttatcctattgggtcgcggggggtccggagcctatcccggaagcaatgggcacgaggcagggaacaacccaggatggggggccagcccatcgcagggcacactcacacaccattcactcacacatgcacacctacgggcaattcagcaactccaattagcctcagcatgtttttggactgtggggggaaaccggagtacccggaggaaaccccacgacgacacggggagaacatgcaaactccgcacacatgtgacccaggcggagactcgaacccgggtcccagaggtgtgaggcgacagtgctaaccactgcaccaccatgccgcccccacaaaatatatcaaatacaaatattaaaaaacatcTAACTGTATGACTCTCTGCCTAATTGTCACATACAGAGCAGTATACCTGCGTCACATGacttatgttccatagcaaatCAAAAATGTTATTCTAAGTAATAACAAATTGTACAACAAATAACTTTTTCAAGTTcagacacatttacatttaggtTTAGAGCTTGACTGCAATGTCTTCTTTTTTTGCCGAAAATAGTAGTTTGTTACAGCCACCCTCACGACACCGGTCGTCCTGCGGCCCTTGTTCTCGCAGGAAGGCAGTGGTGTGTCCCATCATcgatgtcatcagtgacgacACCTTTGAGTACATGGCGGGATCCGACATGACCTACGGCGGCTTCAACTggaagctgaacttcagatggtacCCCGTACCTCAGAGGGAGATGGACAGGAGGAAAGGGGATCGGACGCTTCCTGTCAGGCAAGGGGACGGCTGGGATGCATGTTCTGGGATGCAAAAAAGCAAGAGGGTGTCCTGACTGAGGCTTATCGGGGGGCAATAAGATGAAATAATATATAAAGTTCAAGGAATTGCCTTTATTGAAGAAAACAATTAAACCTGAGGCTTTCTTATGCAAAGCTGCACCTTCAGCAGGCAGGATTATTGCACTCAAACACTACTTGTTTAATTTAATGGGAACCAATAAAGTAATCAATAAGAGATGGGATATTCCAGCGTGATTTACGGTGGACAATAATCCAGtccattgtgggttttaaagcCACATTTCCTCAAGCACAAGCATTTGACAAACCACAGACCCTTTTCCTATCGGGGGGCGTCGAAGCTATTTGATGTCAATGGTCTCGTGAAGGGCTTCAGGCTGATTGGAAGAGTGACTGAAGGCTTCAGAAGTTGCCAGAAGTTTGCATGGTTCAAACCTAAGGAAAAAACCACAGTCATTATACTTAGTGCTGAGTAGAGAGCTTAACTTGGCTTCTTGATGTAATGCCCAGCTAAATTGAAGGGTGATGCTGGGTTCTAAATAAGTAGTGATGTTGAATGTGGCTGCCGTAGTCTGCAATAAGAACAAGATTATCTTCTCATCTGCTGAAGAAACTGAGCTTTAGATGTGTCTGCGACGCACTCAGACGTCCCCATTTGCCAGAGACTGCATTTGTTTGAGTCCCATTGTTACTGGCATCTGTCTGATGCATTTGCTGTCGTTGAATGTTCTAATTTCGGGAGACGAAAACAAACAAGTGAGACATCTGCACAGCTGACATTGCTAATGCTGGCATCTTCGGAGCCGTGAGACGTACGGCCAGTAACTCAGTACAGGCGTCCTGGGAGCTCTTTGTCATGAATGCAGAGAACAGAGGAGATGGATTGTGTTAAATGAATGGCTTAGCAATCAAACTGGGTTTAAAAAGAGGCCATAGGGGGTGGTTACGGTCCACACTCTATGAGTCTTTGCCCTTGTCTGTAATCGCTGTTAGCCAGTGTGAAATATCTCGATGGCAGATCCATGCCTTATGTGGGTTAGTGGATGGACCATTTTGGTGAATCGAGTAACATACAAAGGAACTGCTTTGCTGTTTAACGTAAACCTAGCAAATGTCTCAGAATGAAACACTTTAGCTTGAATCCAAAACTTCCCTGCTAAAAAAACCCCTGCAAAATACCAGTTGGTTATCCTGGTGTGTCCAGCCAATCAAGCTGGGCATGCTGGTATAAAAAGCTAAACCAGCTAGAATAACCATTACAAGCTGGTATGACCAGCTGAACCATCAAACTATCATGTGAAAACATACCTTATGCTAGTCAACTGTCATAAATTGGTCAAGTTTAACCTGGTCATGCTGGTTTTTTCAGCAGGGTTCCCACAGTGGAAAGTGTGACTGTCGTTGTAGCCGGTAAACTTGAATCACACAGAATTTCACCCATGAAACGAGGCTCGTCAGTGGtcagaacaaaaaaatgattggttatctttctgaaccaatcagattgtagaggaggtcgGTCCAGGCAACTAAGGAATCGGGACCAAGATATCTGAtaggttggtcccacctcctttacaatttgattggttcagaaagatAGGCAATTATTTttctgttctgccctcagaactttttagtgtaagtaaaactcccatgagctgaaATGAGGCCCCACAACAGTTAAGGAACCCAAACCCTGGCTTGTGACAATTTTGTTTCAGGAAGGTGGGAAATTTCTGTATTTTGACTTTTTGATCTGTTCCTTGTATTTTCCTTCTTTATAAAATGCTGTGACATTTTTCATGCATCGTTTCCTCCTGCAGGACCCCAACCATGGCAGGGGGGCTGTTCTCTATTGACAGATCGTACTTCGAAGAGATCGGGACGTATGACCCAGGAATGGATATCTGGGGGGGAGAGAACTTAGAAATATCTTTCAGGGTAAATCTGTGATTTCTGTAAAACAACGCCCAGCTGTTTTGCTTTTGATGAAATGTAGCTAACTTAAGCTGTCAGTGACTGCAGTACTTGCGTTCCTGTCATAGGTGAACCCCAACCATTCCCAAAATTATGTTTCACCTATATTGCTCGTGATTAAAATAAGGGTTACATCAGTAATTAATTAGCTATGTTATATTTGTCAGTGGTGGATAGAAATATCTGGAATGGATGACTAAGGAAAGATTGAAATAACGCTAGTTTATTAGTTGGAGTTGTTATGGACTGCAGTTACATATTATGTAACAGTTCTATCAGCTAATTATGCAGTGTTGCCCAGTCCAGTCCTCGGTGATCCCCAGACAGTCGTGTTGCTCCAGGAGTTTTTGCTCCAGTAGGGAGTTGGGAAGAAgcataaatgtggactgtctggcagtgacctcagagggagcaaaaacatggactgactatgggtccccaaggaccggattgggaaacattgagCTAATGCATAAATACGAATGATTAATCAGTATTAAAGATGAGGGCATCATGGAAGTCCACGGTCGCTTGGACAGCATCTCTCACCACAGCTGTCCCGCAGATCTGGCAATGCGGGGGCTCGCTGGAGATCATCACATGTTCACATGTGGGTCACGTGTTTCGCAAAGCCACCCCATACAGCTTTCCTGGGGGCACAGGCCAGGTCATCAACAAGAACAACCGGCGTCTGGCTGAAGTCTGGATGGATGATTTCAAGGACTTCTTCTATGTCATCTCCCCAGGtagtgccacctgctggttgttCCTGGAAAAGGGTAGGATATGCTGTAGCATGTCAAAATTTGTAGCATATttgtttatataatatttttacccACCATGCGTTCTACTTTACTGTATATAACTTGTCATATTGCTTAATTTATTACCACACAAGCCAGTTCCTAAATTAATTAACCTCTTTTGAGTACACTTGACTCTATAAAAAGATAGCTGCAGATTGACTTAGTTTTGAACTTAGATCTCTGAGAAAAAATGTCTTTTTAAGTCTTAAGTACACTTTATTACTCTGTGTGCATCTGTTGAATTTTTAATAGGAACGTCTCGCTGACTTGGCTCCCTGATATCCGCTTACTGATAATGAGTCGTGACTTTTCAGTCCTATTGAATCTATTTTTCAGTATTTTGAGTGTCACCGAAagcgatttattttttttttccatccaagTTCACGCCGTCCCCAGTGACCTAACAAAGAATGTCGTCTCATGGCTGAGAAGTTCTGCATTTTGTTGCAGTTAAACTTTCCCTGACCGATAACATGCCGGTTGACCGTTGTTAGGCGTCTTCTCCGGATCTGGTAATGGTACTAAGAACCTCACTTTGCCTGTGTCAACCTCCATGTTGTTGTCATTTGGAACGTTTACTAGCAGCGTTGCTGTCGGGGGACAGTGTAGGTGACGTCAACAGATATCAACAGAGCTTAGCTATGTGGTTCGCAGGCTCTGCACCAAGCTGCGCCTTGCTTCTCATCGTTTGCGTACATGGCTGTCTGTAATGAACTAATGAGTCTCCAAAGAGGTACAGTGCATTCACAGTTGCTCTCCAGCAATGTTTTTTTCCAGATTATTTTTCAGTAATTTAAAGGAAACTATTCTTTTTTGTTATTGCACTATTTCTCCAGTGCAGAGGAGGGTGGTTGTCTGGGCTAATGCTGCCCATAGAgtgttttgaatagaatgaatTAGGATGTTACAGAGGTCTGTGTGAGCTGTGAGTGGCCAGTTTGAGTGCCAGACACCCACTCATTGGCTACTGTGGCTCATGGATATTTTAACTGGGTTTCACCGAACCCCTGATTGGCTACTGTGGCTCATGTATATTTTTACTGGGTTTTACCGAACCCCTGATTGGCCACTGTGGCTCATGGATATTTTGACTGGGTTTCACAGAACCCCTGATTGGCTACTGTGGCTCATGGATATTTTGACTGGGTTTCACCGAACCCCTGATTGGCTACTGTGGCTCATGGATATTTTGACTGGGTTTCACCGAACCCCTGATTGGCTACTGTGGCTCATGGATATTTTGACTGGGTTTCACCGAACCCCTGATTGGCTACTGTGGCTCATGGATAATTTGACTGGGTTTCACAGAACCTCTTTGTTCCTTTTCAGCCTACCTAATAATGCTGGCTTGACCTTGGGTTTCTTATTTGCTACGGTGCTTCTTGAGTAAATACCCCCCCAGGGGAGATCAGCCggtatctgtttgtttattaactAGGGGTGAGGAAAGTTCATGCTTCTTGGAGCACCATCCAGTGGCAGAATATTTTCAGGGTAAACAAAGACCAGTCCTCAGTCCCAGTCAAGGTGACTGACGGGAGCTTTGGAACATGCTTAGCAATAACAGATTATACAGCAGGCACACCCCTTTATTCAGATGCATTTACATACATTATactaataaaaaataacatttaagtagaaaattaacaaaatctcttatacagatatttttcattcagagagatattttactttgttCATTGTTAAAATATCCACCATATGGTGTGATAATTAATCATTTCTGAGTAATTCCAGGAAGTAGGTCTTGGTTAAACACAAGATGTATGGAATTCCTGTCATATAGTTTTCATTTGGAGATTTTGATTATAAGtggaatacattttttaaaaggtccattttttttgttgtttttgcttGAAACTGGCTGGAATCAAGAATGTAAGTGGCAAGGGTTCCCCCTGCTGTGCATTTCTAGTATTGCAATCAGGACACCTTTGTTTTGCGGGCAGACAGTCTTACGGATCTTGTTGAGAAAATGCTGGAGTTTGAATCTGTCGCAGAGGGTGAGGAGGGGTTGCTGTTCAACGGCGAATTCCTGTTAGGGTTTTCGCTGCAGAGATGTCTCTTAAAGAGGAGGgggctttgagtattatttctcACTGGAATATTCCCATTTACTCATAATCTGAATTTAGCTGATTTATGAGGTGATAAGTCACCAAATATGCCTGCATACTGGATAAGAACTGTGAGTTGCTTTGAATCGGCTACACGATGCTTTTGTATAGTCGTCCTGTCCTCCCTTTAGATCATTTGTGCagctttatttgtattttaaagGGCCGCAATCAGAAGAAGGTTCCTTGCCTGTcctcagagtgatgtcactgtttctGCTTAATCGTTTAGTACTTTTATTGTAGTGACATTAAATGGCCATCGGGGGCACTGATTCGTGAGCAACCTTCTCATAATGGTGTCATCCATGCAGGTGTGGCCCGGGTGGACTATGGGGACGTGTCCTCCCGCAAGGCCCTCCGGGAGGCGCTGCAGTGCAAGCCCTTTTCCTGGTACCTGGAGAACATCTACCCAGACTCCCAGATCCCCAGGAGATACTTTTCACTTGGTGAAGTACGGATTCGATCGGCTGCCATGTGCTGGGCTCCATTGCAGTTTGCGATACTAGCTATTTGATACTTAAAAGTCAAATGCAACATGTGCTATTATTCCCACATAATAATGAATATCCctgtacagctctggaaaaaaaaatgtaaaaatcggCACTGctagcagaaggctacactgcgagACAGGTTGCTTTcgggctcaaagtttctaagacaacagtacacaagaacaaggtgaagcaggagacactggcaatgaccaaaagccagccaggtagagggcagaagcaactttctaatggcagagatgaccgaCAACTTATCCGACGGTTTCCCATGAATCGTAGGATGATAtccagtgaccttcaaaaagaacgGGAAGCATTAAGTGCGGGTGtgcagtgcactgctaggacagtttatATCAGGCTCTTAGAAACAGGACTGAAGCCCTATAATTTTTCCCAGAGCTGTatacatattaatattttatgtcTTACACATTGTACAACATGCAGCGTCATACTTCTGATGTTCGTATAGGGTTAGGGCTGCTTTAATGCACGCGTTTATCCAGGCGGAAGCATGGCTAAAAAGTGGCCTGACATTGGGCCCCCAGAGGAAAACCGTCATTGTAGGGAGCCACAAACGTCGGAAATAGCCCAGGGGCCCAAGGCCATGTCAGCTTGCCTCTGTATGGGACTTTCACATAAAAGGTGCGACGCACGAGTAATTGTGGTGTATGTGAATATTAATGAGAATGAGAAGTATAACTGTCATGTGCGGCAGTCACGTGTACATTGGACAGCCAAGGAACTATCATCTGTACAAATGGGCAGGAACGCTGAGCTATAACTCGCGTGCATCTCGCCGGGTACAAATATCTGTTAAGCAGCAGAAGAGAGTGAAGCTGATGAGTCGATAGTCTGATGAAAGGCATAGCTGGGACCGGGCTTAGGATGCTGACAGGCATCATTACACCGCACTGGCGGTTTCTGTGTGAGTGCAGGGCCGGGTTACTCCTTTGTGACTGAGAGGAGAATAACAGGGCGGTAATGATGCGGCCGCAGAGCAGCAGAGGGGATATGGCTGGATGATTGACTGCGGAGGTACCTATGGCAGGGAATCCCTCATCTGCGTAACAGGCTGCTTCACTGCAGAAATGCACATTGAGCTTCTTTCCAAGGTTCCAATAATGTGACGCGAGCCAACGACCGCTCTGCCCATCACACTCATCCTGATGTCCGATACGTGGGCCGCGGTGTCCGACACGCGGTATCCGGCACACAGGCCGCGGTATACCACACGCGGTATATGGCACCCGGGCCGCGGTATACGACACGTGGTATACGATATGTGGGCCGCAGTATACGACATGCGGGCCACGGTATACGACACGCGGGCCGCGGTATACGACACGTGGGCCACGGTATACGACACGTGGTATACGATATGTGGGCCGCAGTATACGACATGCAGGCCACGGTATACGGCACGCGGGCCGCGGTATACGGCACGCGGGCCGCTGAACACCCATACGCTTGCGATATGAAGTTGTATCTTATAATTTATGCAacctcaaaaagaaaagaaacatgCTCCCATTTGTAACAGTTAAATGAAGAACACAATGAACATATTAAACTCTGTAGCAATAATCCCAGGACTTCATCTCACGCTTAACTCCGTTCATCTGACGTTCCCAGATTCGGAATGTCGAGACGAACCAGTGCGTggacaacatggggaggaaagaaAATGAGAAGGTGGGCTTCTTCAACTGCCACGGCATGGGGGGCAACCAggtgaggcggggggggggggggggggggaatctcccCATGGCTTTGTTCTTCCCCTAGATGTGGATGCTGGGATCAAGGCATCTGACAGAGGTGTCCACTCTCTGAACCTCTGCAGGTGTTTTCCTACACGGCAGACAAGGAGATCCGCACAGATGACCTGTGCCTGGACGTGTCCCGCCTCAACGGGCCCGTCGTGATGCTCAAATGCCACCTCATGAAGGGGAACCAGATGTTTGAGTATGATGCAGAGGTACAGTAGGAATGACAGTCTCTCTGGGGGTGGGTCATTCCACGCCTGAGAGCTCACAAGAGGAGTTTAACACATCCACCCCAGATTATCTGCTAACAAAGGAGTTCGAGTCTGAATGGGATAAAAGCCACCTCAGACCCAGCCAGTCATACCAGTCTAACTTTTCACAGGATTCAGAGCATCTTGTCGGTGAAGAGGCGTCCTCACAGATTCATGAGTTAATGATCTGCTGCTGTATTTTCAGTAACTTAAAAAAAGCAACATAATAACCTGCGATCCTGGTCACCAGCAGACTGACCATCGAATGCCATCACTCACGTTACAATGAGAACGCGGTGGGAACAGGAGGGTTTcgaccactagatggtgctgttggaGGACTTCAGTTTATCCAGATGAGGCATAATAATTATTTGCACCACAGACAATATGGGTTTGTCAGCATGTAAAGGAAGTGGTATTATTGTTCTATATATGGTGTAGAATAATTATTATTGAATCGCTAGTCGTATAACAAAGTGCATCAGATGAGTAAAACTATTCATCATTTATCAACTTGTAGCAAAAGAtgcattgtgtttttttgtgtctTTTTACATAAAGTATGTGGGCAAGTGGGAATATGACTTCAAGGTAAGTGCAAGTTTGCTCTTTGAAATGGTGAAGCCTGCACTCCAGTGGGATTTGGTTTGTGTTTAGCAGAGGTGGAGGTTTcaagtccagagagtacaaatccagaccaagattttgtttctcagAGACTCagtcactgtgactctttatgctcaactggttggttgaaacaaaatcacggtctggacttttactctctggacctgaaatctccacctctgattagcAGTGTGTCGGTTGTTTATTAGACTCTCCTATCTCATTGATAAGGATTggtaaagaaaataaactagtCCTAAACTAGTATAAAAACGTATAAAAGTGGTTAAATATTGTACACTTCATGGCAGTAGATATATTTCAAGGTTCCCTCTGTGTAATTGAGACTTTATGTGTTATGCTTCCAAGTTGCT
Coding sequences within:
- the LOC125710191 gene encoding polypeptide N-acetylgalactosaminyltransferase 13-like isoform X2, which translates into the protein MRRLVYCKVVLTTSLAWVLVDVLLLLYFSECNKCDEHKDRSLLPALRAAMSRTQEGPGEMGKAVVVPKENQEKMKEMFKVNQFNLMASDMIALNRSLPDVRLDGCKTKVHPDDLPNTSIVIVFHNEAWSTLLRTVHSAINRSPRHLLLEILLVDDASERDFLKEKLDQHVQTLEVPVRVLRMEKRSGLIRARLRGAAAARGQVITFLDAHCECTIGWLEPLLARIKEDRKAVVCPIIDVISDDTFEYMAGSDMTYGGFNWKLNFRWYPVPQREMDRRKGDRTLPVRTPTMAGGLFSIDRSYFEEIGTYDPGMDIWGGENLEISFRIWQCGGSLEIITCSHVGHVFRKATPYSFPGGTGQVINKNNRRLAEVWMDDFKDFFYVISPGVARVDYGDVSSRKALREALQCKPFSWYLENIYPDSQIPRRYFSLGEIRNVETNQCVDNMGRKENEKVGFFNCHGMGGNQVFSYTADKEIRTDDLCLDVSRLNGPVVMLKCHLMKGNQMFEYDAEYVGKWEYDFKKGTFLHVITQSCLTISRLQDGSYGPTVEYCDDSPLQSWLLRNSTPQEVFRRLYYSPTDYFL
- the LOC125710191 gene encoding polypeptide N-acetylgalactosaminyltransferase 13-like isoform X1; amino-acid sequence: MRRLVYCKVVLTTSLAWVLVDVLLLLYFSECNKCDEHKDRSLLPALRAAMSRTQEGPGEMGKAVVVPKENQEKMKEMFKVNQFNLMASDMIALNRSLPDVRLDGCKTKVHPDDLPNTSIVIVFHNEAWSTLLRTVHSAINRSPRHLLLEILLVDDASERDFLKEKLDQHVQTLEVPVRVLRMEKRSGLIRARLRGAAAARGQVITFLDAHCECTIGWLEPLLARIKEDRKAVVCPIIDVISDDTFEYMAGSDMTYGGFNWKLNFRWYPVPQREMDRRKGDRTLPVRTPTMAGGLFSIDRSYFEEIGTYDPGMDIWGGENLEISFRIWQCGGSLEIITCSHVGHVFRKATPYSFPGGTGQVINKNNRRLAEVWMDDFKDFFYVISPGVARVDYGDVSSRKALREALQCKPFSWYLENIYPDSQIPRRYFSLGEIRNVETNQCVDNMGRKENEKVGFFNCHGMGGNQVFSYTADKEIRTDDLCLDVSRLNGPVVMLKCHLMKGNQMFEYDAERMTLLHVNSNQCLDMPSEEDKMAPTVRDCTGSRSQQWLLRNMTLIG